A single genomic interval of Syntrophobotulus glycolicus DSM 8271 harbors:
- a CDS encoding nitrogenase component 1 has product MKKQIDHYRNVNENPCHMCMPIGGILAMKGIEGSMTLLHGSQGCATYMRRLISEHYNEPLDVASTSLNEKGTVYGGEANLKKGLENVRKVYDPKIIGVLTTCLAETIGEDIERIKTAYLAEKNIPEFPIVAVSTPGYGGTQTEGYFVTLKRVVMLLAKETARHNKINLIVPHISTADLRELKRILQMMAIEYTLLPDHTETLDAPYLEVYQKIMPGGTKLEDIEAMSGARATIEFGLTVDEAHSPGKFLAQKYGVPLYKLPLPVGVRATDEFLETLRQITGRPIPEEISKERGRLLDAMIDAHKHNFQGRAAIFGEPEFVHAAANLCLENGVTPKVIATGSKTRKLTQLLEVKLGQLDEECVILEDNDFAHILTESQRLKVNIAIGHSEGKILKEKSNIPLVRWGFPITDRVGGQRIRSVGYSGSLAFLDRITNTLLENKYEHYRTNIYNNYFRQAN; this is encoded by the coding sequence ATGAAAAAGCAAATCGATCATTACCGCAATGTCAATGAAAATCCTTGTCATATGTGCATGCCAATCGGAGGCATTCTGGCCATGAAAGGTATTGAAGGCTCCATGACTCTTCTGCACGGATCACAGGGATGTGCAACCTATATGCGCAGATTAATTTCAGAGCACTATAATGAGCCTCTGGATGTGGCTTCGACATCTCTCAATGAAAAAGGGACGGTTTACGGCGGGGAAGCAAACCTGAAGAAAGGCCTGGAAAATGTACGAAAGGTCTACGATCCAAAGATCATCGGTGTTTTAACAACTTGTCTCGCCGAAACAATTGGTGAAGATATCGAAAGGATTAAAACAGCTTATTTGGCGGAAAAGAATATTCCTGAGTTTCCGATTGTAGCGGTCTCAACACCGGGCTATGGCGGGACACAAACGGAAGGCTATTTCGTAACTCTGAAAAGGGTAGTGATGCTTTTAGCGAAAGAAACGGCCCGCCATAACAAAATCAATCTGATTGTCCCTCATATCAGTACGGCGGACCTCAGGGAACTCAAGCGTATCCTGCAAATGATGGCAATCGAGTATACTCTTTTGCCTGATCATACCGAGACCTTAGATGCACCATATTTGGAAGTCTATCAAAAGATTATGCCGGGTGGGACAAAGCTTGAGGATATTGAGGCAATGAGCGGAGCCAGGGCGACAATTGAATTTGGGTTAACTGTTGACGAGGCCCATTCTCCCGGTAAATTCCTGGCTCAAAAATACGGCGTCCCTTTATACAAACTCCCGTTGCCTGTCGGAGTCCGGGCGACAGATGAATTTCTGGAAACATTGCGGCAAATTACGGGCCGGCCCATTCCCGAGGAAATCAGTAAAGAACGGGGCAGGCTGCTTGATGCCATGATTGACGCCCATAAACACAATTTTCAGGGGCGGGCGGCTATCTTTGGGGAACCGGAGTTTGTTCACGCCGCAGCCAACCTCTGTCTGGAAAACGGAGTTACCCCTAAAGTGATCGCAACCGGAAGTAAGACCAGGAAGCTGACGCAGCTCTTGGAGGTGAAGCTGGGGCAATTGGATGAGGAGTGTGTGATTCTGGAAGATAATGACTTTGCTCATATTCTGACAGAGTCTCAAAGATTAAAGGTGAATATCGCTATAGGTCATTCTGAAGGGAAAATTCTGAAGGAAAAAAGCAACATTCCGCTGGTGAGATGGGGATTCCCTATCACAGACAGAGTAGGCGGGCAAAGAATACGTTCAGTTGGTTACTCAGGCAGCCTGGCTTTTTTGGACCGTATAACCAATACTTTGCTGGAAAATAAGTATGAACATTATCGCACCAATATCTACAATAACTATTTCCGGCAGGCCAATTAG
- the nifE gene encoding nitrogenase iron-molybdenum cofactor biosynthesis protein NifE, whose protein sequence is MQETVWLDPTIEERKGSIQTKGKHKTQLKCDTDSVAGCVSQRACVYSGARVVLNPITDAVHLVHGPIGCASYTWDIRGSLSSGEELYRHSFSTDLQEMDVIFGGEKKLSQAIDELAEKYNPKLFFVYSTCVVGIIGDDIEAVCKRASQKHGIEVIPVQSSGFIGNKTAGYKAACNALLKLIRPAEGAMPVKDMTINYLGDFNLAGEVWIIKNYLRQMGIEPNTAFTGDSNYQTLKNATKAYLNIVQCAGSMIYLAKKMQDIYGIPYMTVSFLGIQDTSETLRRIAQAYNNPEIIRKTEELIEQETAAVAAEIEYYRRKLAGKKAAIFVGGGFKAISLIKQFKELDIDVVMIGTQSGRQEEYETMNELVDDGTVILDDANPSELEKFMLEKGAHLLVGGVKERALAYKMGVAFIDHNHDRKHPLSGFAGAVNFAREVYSTVCSPVWQFVEKEGDSDEKANRSLPQCQ, encoded by the coding sequence ATGCAGGAGACCGTATGGCTTGACCCGACAATTGAGGAAAGAAAAGGCTCTATCCAAACCAAAGGGAAGCATAAGACTCAGCTGAAATGTGATACGGACAGTGTAGCAGGATGTGTAAGCCAACGGGCTTGTGTTTACTCGGGAGCGAGGGTTGTCCTAAATCCGATAACAGATGCGGTCCACCTGGTTCACGGACCCATTGGCTGCGCCAGCTATACCTGGGATATCCGGGGCAGCCTGTCCAGTGGAGAAGAGCTTTACCGGCATAGCTTCTCTACTGATCTACAGGAAATGGATGTAATTTTCGGGGGCGAAAAGAAACTGAGCCAAGCGATTGACGAGCTTGCAGAAAAATATAATCCTAAACTCTTTTTTGTCTATTCGACATGTGTCGTCGGAATAATTGGTGATGATATCGAGGCAGTCTGTAAAAGGGCCTCCCAAAAACATGGCATCGAAGTTATTCCGGTTCAGTCCAGCGGGTTTATCGGCAATAAGACTGCCGGGTACAAGGCTGCCTGTAATGCCCTCCTGAAACTGATCAGGCCGGCGGAAGGAGCAATGCCGGTGAAGGATATGACAATCAACTATCTGGGCGATTTTAACCTGGCCGGTGAAGTCTGGATCATCAAAAATTATTTGAGACAAATGGGTATTGAACCAAATACAGCGTTCACCGGGGACTCTAATTATCAAACTTTGAAAAATGCGACCAAGGCTTACCTGAATATTGTTCAGTGTGCCGGCTCGATGATATATTTGGCGAAAAAAATGCAGGATATCTATGGGATTCCCTATATGACGGTTTCTTTCCTGGGAATCCAGGATACTTCGGAAACGTTAAGAAGGATTGCTCAGGCTTACAATAATCCGGAAATTATCCGGAAGACCGAAGAATTGATTGAACAGGAGACAGCGGCTGTCGCAGCGGAAATTGAGTACTACCGGCGGAAGCTGGCCGGGAAAAAAGCAGCCATTTTTGTCGGAGGGGGGTTTAAAGCGATTTCTCTGATTAAACAATTTAAAGAGCTTGACATTGATGTCGTCATGATCGGCACACAATCCGGACGCCAGGAAGAATACGAAACGATGAATGAATTGGTTGATGACGGTACGGTGATCCTGGATGATGCCAATCCTTCCGAACTGGAAAAGTTTATGCTGGAAAAAGGGGCCCATCTGCTTGTCGGAGGAGTAAAAGAACGGGCCCTGGCCTATAAAATGGGTGTAGCCTTTATTGATCATAATCATGATCGCAAGCATCCCTTAAGCGGATTTGCCGGTGCGGTGAATTTTGCCCGGGAGGTTTATTCGACAGTTTGTTCTCCGGTCTGGCAGTTTGTGGAGAAAGAGGGGGATAGCGATGAAAAAGCAAATCGATCATTACCGCAATGTCAATGA
- the nifH gene encoding nitrogenase iron protein — MRQIAIYGKGGIGKSTTTQNTVAALAEMGKKIMIVGCDPKADSTRLILNIKAQTTVMDLARERGTVEDLELDDVLFTGYGDVRCAESGGPEPGVGCAGRGVITAINFLEEQGAYTPDLDYVFYDVLGDVVCGGFAMPIRENKAQEIYIVCSGEMMAMYAANNISKGILKYATNGGVRLAGLICNSRNTDKEYELIDALAHKLGTQMIHFLPRDNEVQRAELRRQTVIQYNDQHKQADEYRALAKKIDENKKLVIPTPLTMDELEELLMEFGIIEDEETAAARLG, encoded by the coding sequence ATGAGACAGATTGCGATATATGGAAAAGGTGGAATCGGCAAATCAACAACCACCCAAAATACTGTGGCAGCACTGGCCGAAATGGGAAAAAAGATTATGATTGTAGGCTGCGACCCGAAGGCGGACTCTACGAGACTGATTCTTAATATTAAAGCTCAGACAACAGTTATGGATTTAGCAAGAGAAAGAGGTACGGTAGAGGATCTGGAACTGGATGACGTTTTGTTTACAGGATACGGTGATGTTCGCTGCGCGGAATCCGGCGGCCCGGAACCAGGGGTAGGCTGTGCGGGGCGCGGAGTAATTACCGCAATTAACTTCCTGGAGGAACAGGGAGCTTATACACCTGACTTGGATTATGTTTTCTATGATGTTCTGGGGGACGTTGTATGCGGAGGCTTTGCAATGCCAATCCGTGAGAACAAGGCCCAGGAAATTTATATTGTTTGCTCAGGGGAAATGATGGCGATGTATGCGGCCAATAATATTTCTAAAGGTATTCTGAAGTATGCCACGAATGGTGGAGTGCGTTTAGCCGGTCTTATCTGCAACAGCCGTAATACAGACAAAGAATATGAGCTGATTGATGCTCTGGCTCATAAGCTGGGCACCCAGATGATTCATTTCCTGCCTCGTGATAATGAGGTTCAGCGTGCAGAGCTCCGCCGCCAGACAGTGATTCAATACAATGATCAGCATAAGCAGGCTGATGAATACCGGGCTTTGGCCAAGAAAATCGACGAAAACAAAAAGCTGGTTATTCCGACTCCTTTGACCATGGATGAGCTTGAAGAACTGCTTATGGAGTTCGGGATCATTGAGGATGAAGAAACGGCAGCTGCCAGGCTGGGCTGA
- the nifD gene encoding nitrogenase molybdenum-iron protein alpha chain: protein MVEDVLSVYPEKARKLRAKHIAIKDEGSTCAIKSNIKCVPGLMTARGCAYAGAKGVVWGPIKDMIHISHGPIGCGYYSWGARRNLTRGVVGVESFSPMMFTSDFSESNIVYGGDKKLEKVLREAKELFPSVKGFSICSECPVGLIGDDIESVAKRMNKELEVPIVPVRCEGFRGISQSLGHHIANDAVRDYLLGKKERPEEVGPYDISLIGDYNIGGDVWSSKKILEEMGLRVRNVWTGDGTVEGMMAAHQVKLNLIHCYRSMNYICKHMEETYGIPWLEFNFFGPSKIKESIRKIAAQFDETIQKKGEEVIAKYEPIMQKVIDQYRPRLEGKKVMLFIGGLRPRHVIGAYEDLGMEVIGTGYEFAHKDDYDRTFPEMQNQTIIYDDATEHELDQFVNRLRPDLVGSGVKEKYVFQKQGIPFRQMHSWDYSGPYHGFEGFPIFARDMDIAISSPTWSLTKAPWKIDKEVRG from the coding sequence ATGGTTGAAGATGTGTTATCTGTCTATCCGGAGAAAGCAAGGAAATTAAGGGCCAAGCATATTGCCATAAAAGATGAGGGTTCAACCTGTGCCATCAAATCCAATATTAAGTGTGTCCCAGGGCTGATGACTGCGCGTGGTTGTGCTTATGCCGGAGCAAAAGGTGTCGTCTGGGGACCGATTAAAGATATGATTCATATTTCCCACGGACCGATCGGCTGCGGTTATTATTCCTGGGGAGCAAGGCGCAATCTGACCAGGGGTGTTGTAGGGGTGGAAAGCTTTTCCCCGATGATGTTTACATCGGATTTTTCCGAGAGCAACATTGTTTATGGGGGAGATAAAAAGCTGGAGAAGGTTCTGCGTGAAGCCAAGGAACTGTTCCCCAGCGTCAAAGGATTTTCCATCTGCTCGGAGTGCCCGGTTGGTCTGATTGGTGACGATATTGAAAGTGTCGCCAAGAGAATGAACAAGGAGCTCGAGGTCCCAATCGTACCTGTACGCTGCGAAGGGTTTCGCGGAATCAGTCAGTCCTTAGGACACCATATTGCCAATGATGCCGTCCGGGATTATTTATTGGGCAAAAAGGAGCGTCCGGAAGAAGTCGGACCATATGATATTTCCCTTATCGGGGACTATAACATTGGCGGAGATGTGTGGTCTTCCAAAAAAATTCTTGAAGAAATGGGCTTAAGAGTCCGGAATGTCTGGACCGGGGATGGAACCGTTGAAGGAATGATGGCCGCCCACCAAGTCAAGTTGAATCTGATTCACTGCTACCGCAGTATGAACTATATTTGCAAGCATATGGAAGAGACCTATGGGATTCCCTGGCTGGAGTTTAACTTCTTTGGTCCGAGTAAAATCAAAGAATCGATCCGTAAAATTGCCGCCCAGTTTGATGAAACGATTCAGAAGAAAGGCGAAGAAGTTATTGCCAAGTATGAGCCGATCATGCAGAAAGTCATTGATCAGTACCGTCCCCGCCTCGAAGGTAAAAAAGTAATGTTGTTTATCGGTGGACTTCGTCCCCGCCACGTGATCGGAGCATATGAAGATTTGGGGATGGAGGTTATCGGAACAGGTTATGAATTTGCGCACAAGGATGACTATGACCGTACTTTCCCGGAAATGCAGAATCAGACAATTATTTACGATGATGCGACAGAACATGAGCTGGATCAGTTTGTTAACCGGTTAAGACCGGATCTGGTCGGTTCAGGAGTCAAAGAAAAATACGTTTTCCAGAAGCAAGGGATTCCTTTCCGGCAAATGCATTCCTGGGATTATTCCGGCCCCTACCATGGTTTTGAAGGATTCCCCATTTTTGCCCGCGATATGGATATCGCGATCAGCAGTCCGACCTGGAGCTTGACAAAAGCACCTTGGAAAATAGACAAGGAGGTGCGCGGATGA
- the nifX gene encoding nitrogen fixation protein NifX has translation MLVAFATTGEDKVNAHFGMAPAFAVYEITPGDYRFVKTISLPEQASEDDKVEARADMLKECTIVYCNHIGGPAAARLVQQNIQPLKVKEGTPIIAELERLQTILRESPPPWLRKRLAEEMENKGELP, from the coding sequence ATGCTTGTTGCATTTGCCACAACAGGTGAAGATAAAGTAAATGCTCATTTTGGGATGGCGCCTGCTTTTGCGGTATATGAGATTACTCCCGGTGATTACAGATTCGTCAAGACAATCAGTCTCCCGGAACAGGCTTCTGAGGATGATAAGGTTGAGGCACGTGCAGACATGTTGAAAGAATGTACCATAGTCTATTGTAATCATATCGGAGGACCTGCAGCTGCAAGGCTGGTCCAACAGAATATTCAGCCGCTCAAAGTTAAAGAGGGAACACCGATAATCGCTGAGCTTGAAAGATTGCAAACGATTTTGAGAGAAAGTCCTCCGCCATGGCTGCGCAAGCGCCTGGCGGAGGAAATGGAAAACAAGGGGGAATTACCGTAA
- a CDS encoding P-II family nitrogen regulator has translation MKEIIAIVRRHQVPASKKALEEAGFNALTIQSVEGHGKQKGMGGWAAEVDPQLRPLLKSETPAGDSFMKWVPKRMLTLAVQDDEVEKAVNALIKVNQTGHIGDGKLFICPLEEVVRVRTGENGPRAIS, from the coding sequence ATGAAAGAAATTATTGCTATTGTAAGACGCCATCAGGTTCCAGCTTCCAAAAAGGCTTTGGAAGAGGCTGGATTCAATGCCCTGACGATTCAAAGTGTTGAGGGGCATGGCAAACAGAAAGGAATGGGAGGCTGGGCAGCGGAGGTTGATCCTCAACTCCGGCCATTATTAAAAAGTGAAACCCCCGCCGGAGACTCCTTTATGAAATGGGTTCCCAAAAGAATGCTGACCTTGGCGGTCCAGGATGATGAAGTTGAAAAGGCCGTAAATGCCTTAATTAAAGTAAACCAGACAGGGCATATCGGAGACGGTAAACTATTTATTTGTCCCTTAGAGGAGGTAGTTCGGGTGAGGACGGGAGAAAACGGTCCCCGTGCTATTTCATAA
- the nifK gene encoding nitrogenase molybdenum-iron protein subunit beta encodes MSKDNCKQTTCQENSYANEILDWMATEEYKEKNFAREALVINPSKACQPYGAMLCALGVDGCLPFVHGSQGCAAYFRACLSRHTREPIPLVSDSMTEDAAVFGGQANLVEGLRNAIATYKPSIIAMFSSCMAEVIGDDMKSFIANARTQGAVPEDFPIAYGNTPSFVGSHIIGYDNMLKGLLQSLADTRQGKWTNGRLYVVPGFDLYPGNLREYKRMITAMGIYMTMLPDPTEALDSPNTGEYKMYQPGTPMAELADALNASAFLFTQKYSTAGTQKFVKNVQKINSEAVTMPVGIRNTDEFLMTLHKMTGKSIPAELEAERGRAVDAATDAHQYIHGKRFALYGDPDLLLGVVGFLLEMGGIPVHIVCTNGNETFHKEMDRLLASSPFGTEGKVYLGKDLWHLRSLLMTDPVDMLIGDSHGKRLAKDAKIPLARIGFFLTDRVHLHRQPIIGYQGAINLVTMIANMFIDEYDRNCPDERFEVLR; translated from the coding sequence ATGAGCAAGGACAACTGCAAACAAACAACATGCCAAGAAAACAGCTATGCCAATGAAATCCTGGATTGGATGGCAACAGAAGAGTATAAAGAGAAAAATTTTGCCCGTGAGGCATTGGTGATTAATCCATCCAAGGCGTGCCAGCCTTACGGAGCGATGCTTTGTGCATTGGGCGTTGACGGCTGTCTGCCTTTTGTCCACGGGTCTCAGGGTTGTGCTGCTTACTTTAGGGCCTGTTTATCCAGGCATACCAGGGAGCCTATTCCTCTCGTATCAGATTCCATGACTGAAGATGCGGCAGTATTTGGAGGTCAGGCCAATCTGGTTGAAGGACTGAGAAATGCGATTGCAACCTACAAACCCTCTATTATCGCTATGTTTTCCAGCTGTATGGCGGAGGTCATCGGGGATGATATGAAATCATTTATTGCCAATGCCCGTACCCAAGGGGCTGTTCCGGAAGATTTTCCGATTGCTTATGGCAATACGCCCAGTTTCGTAGGTTCCCATATTATTGGTTATGACAATATGCTGAAAGGGCTTCTTCAGTCCCTGGCAGATACCAGACAGGGAAAATGGACCAACGGAAGATTGTATGTCGTTCCCGGATTTGACCTCTATCCGGGGAACCTGAGAGAATACAAACGAATGATTACCGCGATGGGCATCTATATGACCATGCTGCCTGATCCGACCGAAGCCCTGGATTCTCCCAATACCGGCGAATACAAAATGTACCAGCCAGGTACGCCTATGGCTGAATTGGCTGATGCCCTCAATGCTTCTGCTTTCCTGTTTACCCAGAAATATTCAACTGCGGGAACCCAGAAATTTGTGAAAAATGTACAAAAGATTAACAGTGAAGCAGTGACCATGCCGGTTGGGATTAGGAATACGGATGAATTTCTGATGACTCTGCACAAGATGACAGGCAAATCAATCCCGGCCGAACTGGAGGCCGAGAGAGGCAGAGCTGTCGATGCCGCCACGGATGCTCACCAGTATATCCATGGCAAACGGTTTGCTTTATACGGCGATCCGGATTTATTACTGGGTGTGGTTGGATTCCTGCTGGAAATGGGAGGGATACCGGTTCATATTGTATGTACGAACGGCAATGAAACTTTTCACAAGGAAATGGATCGTTTGCTGGCGTCCAGCCCATTTGGGACAGAAGGCAAAGTATACCTTGGTAAGGATCTCTGGCATTTGCGCTCACTGCTGATGACTGATCCGGTAGATATGTTGATTGGAGATTCTCACGGCAAACGGTTAGCCAAAGATGCCAAAATACCTTTGGCCAGAATAGGTTTTTTCCTGACAGACCGTGTCCACTTGCACAGGCAGCCGATCATCGGATATCAAGGTGCCATTAATCTGGTGACCATGATAGCCAACATGTTTATTGACGAGTACGACCGCAATTGTCCGGATGAAAGATTTGAAGTTCTAAGATAA
- a CDS encoding Fe-only nitrogenase accessory AnfO family protein, producing the protein MPAEIAVFVDREGNTTKLTDRGKIVVFVRKRGKWHIAREKEFTLKQIHGMIDFRLKMEELLDFLGDCKVFVGFAISGIPYFILDKAKCSIWEWEGKPFEFLDYILQKEEESYLQKQATPKADISKNKDNMKSKDIQKPCFVEITPGNYSIFLKEIQESSTQVTTKQVLLPFIRRGKFNSIEMVCNHLPKWLEGEATLNSLMLKVSELEANKVKVMISKEQAHGS; encoded by the coding sequence ATGCCCGCTGAAATTGCAGTATTTGTCGATAGAGAAGGGAACACGACCAAATTAACAGACCGTGGGAAAATCGTTGTTTTTGTCAGAAAGAGAGGAAAATGGCACATTGCCCGGGAGAAAGAATTCACCCTGAAACAAATCCACGGAATGATAGATTTCCGCCTGAAAATGGAGGAATTATTGGATTTTCTGGGTGATTGCAAGGTGTTTGTAGGGTTTGCAATAAGCGGTATCCCCTATTTTATTTTGGATAAGGCCAAATGTAGTATCTGGGAATGGGAAGGGAAACCTTTTGAGTTTCTTGATTATATTCTGCAAAAAGAGGAAGAGTCTTACCTGCAAAAACAGGCGACGCCTAAGGCAGATATCTCAAAAAACAAGGATAATATGAAATCAAAGGATATTCAAAAGCCTTGTTTTGTGGAAATAACTCCGGGAAACTACAGTATTTTTCTTAAAGAAATTCAGGAGAGCAGTACCCAGGTGACAACAAAACAGGTGCTTTTGCCTTTTATCCGCAGGGGAAAGTTTAATTCAATAGAAATGGTCTGCAACCATCTGCCTAAATGGCTGGAAGGTGAGGCAACCCTAAATAGTCTGATGCTTAAAGTTTCTGAGCTGGAAGCAAACAAAGTAAAAGTAATGATTTCGAAAGAACAGGCCCATGGATCGTAA
- the fdxB gene encoding ferredoxin III, nif-specific, producing MSVYQGLTYGGSSWTPEFVQAIDPDKCIGCGRCVKVCSHGTLGFGNLDDDEDADRMQANISNKDNCIGCMACGKTCVKKAFSFEVKEI from the coding sequence ATGTCAGTATACCAGGGATTAACTTATGGCGGGTCATCCTGGACCCCGGAGTTTGTTCAGGCGATCGATCCTGATAAATGTATTGGCTGTGGACGTTGTGTCAAGGTATGTTCTCATGGCACACTGGGTTTCGGCAATTTAGATGATGATGAAGATGCGGACAGAATGCAGGCAAATATTTCGAATAAAGATAATTGTATTGGCTGCATGGCTTGTGGCAAGACTTGTGTGAAAAAAGCCTTTAGTTTCGAAGTTAAAGAAATTTGA
- a CDS encoding 2-isopropylmalate synthase: MRKLDIFDTTLRDGEQSLEKTLNACQKLELAKRIAKLGVNVIEAGFPASSPGDFAAVQKISEEVKGVSICGLSRCVQEDIDCCVRALSGAENPRINLGLAVSPIHMEKKLKLTSAQAMDKAVQSVKYARKSIGEVQFYAEDALRSEFDFLVKILEQVINAGATTVTISDTVGIATPWQLGELVARLKNTVINIDRAKLSIHCHNDLGMATANSLAGILAGADQIEGTITGIGERAGNASLEEVIMALYVQKELYSIDVSINMKEIFKTSKLISMITGVPISRYKPVVGSNAFWHAAGIHQDGMIKEAQTYQLFDPGIIGAPESKIVLNARSGRSAVRYKLQKLGHSYDRKEIENIYHLFLRYADEKSIVTDEEFNELLNDKRER, encoded by the coding sequence TTGCGCAAGCTGGATATATTTGATACAACGTTAAGGGACGGAGAACAATCTCTGGAAAAAACGCTCAATGCCTGTCAGAAATTAGAGCTGGCCAAGCGTATTGCCAAACTGGGGGTTAATGTGATCGAAGCCGGATTCCCCGCTTCTTCTCCCGGAGATTTCGCCGCCGTGCAAAAAATCAGCGAAGAGGTCAAAGGGGTTTCAATCTGCGGGTTGTCCAGGTGTGTACAGGAAGATATCGATTGCTGCGTCAGGGCCTTGTCCGGGGCCGAGAATCCCCGCATTAATCTCGGCCTGGCTGTCTCCCCCATCCATATGGAAAAAAAGTTAAAACTGACGTCCGCGCAGGCTATGGACAAAGCTGTTCAGTCCGTAAAATATGCCAGGAAATCCATTGGAGAGGTGCAATTTTATGCCGAAGACGCTTTGCGCAGTGAATTTGACTTTCTGGTTAAGATCCTGGAACAGGTAATTAATGCGGGTGCGACAACAGTTACGATTTCAGATACAGTCGGGATTGCAACGCCCTGGCAATTGGGGGAGTTGGTGGCCAGGCTCAAAAACACAGTCATTAATATAGATCGGGCTAAACTGAGTATTCATTGTCATAATGATCTGGGAATGGCGACGGCCAATTCCTTGGCCGGCATCCTGGCCGGAGCTGATCAGATTGAAGGGACAATAACCGGTATCGGTGAAAGGGCAGGGAATGCTTCCCTGGAAGAAGTCATTATGGCCCTCTATGTCCAAAAAGAATTGTATTCCATTGATGTCAGTATTAATATGAAGGAAATATTTAAGACAAGCAAACTTATTTCGATGATAACAGGTGTTCCCATCTCAAGGTATAAGCCTGTTGTGGGTTCAAACGCCTTTTGGCACGCAGCGGGAATTCATCAGGACGGAATGATTAAAGAGGCGCAGACTTATCAATTATTTGATCCCGGCATCATTGGAGCTCCGGAGAGCAAAATTGTCTTGAATGCCAGATCAGGAAGAAGTGCGGTCAGATATAAGCTGCAAAAATTAGGCCATAGCTATGACCGTAAAGAAATTGAAAATATTTATCATCTGTTTCTGCGTTATGCGGATGAGAAGAGTATCGTTACCGATGAAGAATTTAATGAACTGCTCAACGATAAAAGAGAAAGATAG
- the nifB gene encoding nitrogenase cofactor biosynthesis protein NifB yields MTTKQLNLSMEEKTAKHPCYSYEAHHKYARLHLPVAPKCNISCNYCNRKFDCVNESRPGVTSEILTPEKALERFCLVRERLGNLSVVGIAGPGDALANWSETQKTLKLIREEDENITFCLSTNGLVLPDHVDEMREFGIDHVTVTVNCIDPRIGALIYKNVSYQGKTYSGSAGAKILIDNQLQGIKLLTEKGVLVKINTVMMEGINDDHIPEIIHEMKELGAFTSNIMPLIPVQGSVFEDHPPTSMQRITETRKKCGENMRQMTHCKQCRADAIGMLGKDCSEEFIEGRKKCSCKREAG; encoded by the coding sequence ATGACAACAAAACAGCTGAACCTGTCCATGGAGGAAAAAACAGCGAAACATCCCTGCTATTCCTATGAGGCTCATCATAAATATGCCAGATTGCACCTGCCTGTGGCGCCAAAATGTAATATCAGCTGTAATTACTGCAACAGAAAATTTGACTGCGTCAATGAAAGCAGACCGGGTGTGACCAGTGAAATCTTAACACCGGAAAAAGCACTGGAAAGGTTTTGTCTGGTCAGGGAAAGATTAGGAAATCTGTCCGTTGTAGGGATTGCCGGCCCGGGTGATGCTCTGGCCAACTGGAGCGAGACTCAAAAGACCTTAAAGCTGATCAGAGAAGAAGATGAGAACATTACTTTTTGTTTATCGACAAATGGACTTGTATTGCCTGATCATGTTGATGAAATGAGAGAGTTTGGAATTGATCATGTAACAGTTACAGTCAATTGTATTGATCCTCGAATTGGGGCCCTGATTTATAAGAATGTCAGTTATCAGGGGAAAACCTACAGTGGTAGTGCAGGGGCAAAAATACTCATTGACAACCAGCTTCAGGGAATTAAGCTTTTAACCGAAAAGGGTGTATTGGTTAAAATAAACACTGTGATGATGGAAGGCATCAATGATGACCACATTCCGGAAATCATTCATGAGATGAAGGAGCTTGGCGCTTTTACAAGCAATATCATGCCTTTGATTCCGGTACAAGGCAGTGTGTTTGAGGATCATCCGCCTACAAGTATGCAGAGAATTACGGAAACCAGAAAAAAATGTGGTGAGAATATGAGGCAGATGACCCATTGCAAGCAATGCAGGGCCGATGCCATCGGAATGCTCGGGAAAGATTGTTCGGAAGAATTTATTGAAGGAAGAAAGAAATGCAGCTGTAAGAGAGAAGCCGGATAA